Proteins encoded together in one Planctomyces sp. SH-PL14 window:
- the istB gene encoding IS21-like element helper ATPase IstB, giving the protein MTDTKSTVLLKHHLKQLKLPTMQQECEKVAQRCASDNADHLAYLLQLSELELIERERKAADRRLKAARFPAAKLLDEFDFAARPSVNKPLVLLLAKGEYLDRRENILLVGPSGTGKSHLATALGMAACAQGRKVRFFRVTELITQLLEAKEERQLLRMRQHLAKLDLLILDELGYVPASKAGAELLFDVIATAYERNSLIVTTNLPFENWTEVLGSERLTGAALDRLTHRCHILETQGESYRLQDAKRRRKSG; this is encoded by the coding sequence ATGACCGACACGAAGAGCACGGTGCTGCTGAAGCACCACCTCAAACAGCTCAAGCTGCCGACGATGCAGCAGGAGTGTGAGAAGGTCGCCCAGCGGTGCGCCTCTGACAATGCGGATCACCTGGCGTACCTGCTGCAGCTCTCGGAGCTGGAGCTGATCGAGCGGGAACGGAAGGCGGCGGACCGGCGGCTCAAAGCCGCCCGGTTCCCGGCGGCGAAGCTGCTGGACGAGTTCGACTTCGCAGCCCGTCCCAGCGTGAACAAGCCGCTCGTGTTGCTGCTGGCGAAAGGAGAGTACCTCGATCGGCGGGAGAACATCCTGCTGGTCGGTCCTTCCGGGACCGGGAAGTCGCACCTGGCGACGGCGCTGGGAATGGCGGCCTGCGCCCAGGGCCGCAAGGTGCGGTTCTTCCGGGTGACGGAGCTGATCACACAGCTCCTGGAAGCCAAGGAAGAACGCCAGCTTCTGCGGATGCGGCAACACCTGGCGAAGCTGGACCTCTTGATCCTGGACGAGCTGGGCTACGTCCCGGCCAGCAAGGCCGGCGCCGAGCTGCTGTTCGACGTGATCGCAACGGCGTACGAGCGGAACAGCCTGATCGTGACGACGAACCTGCCGTTCGAGAACTGGACGGAGGTGCTGGGGAGCGAGCGCCTTACGGGCGCCGCGCTCGATCGTCTGACGCACCGCTGCCACATCCTGGAGACGCAGGGCGAAAGCTACCGCCTGCAGGACGCCAAACGCCGGCGGAAGTCCGGCTGA
- a CDS encoding ATP-dependent nuclease, whose translation MAKKAAAKAASEADGVIASDIGTKLRKLIIRNLGCIGSTPVEIDLDDVVVLVGRNNTGKSTILRAYEVLFDSSTPKLTIEDFPGNKVVEGSLPEIELHTRIIDNPPASKWIATLDGEQIVRERWTWSNPGVAKRQGFDTQTNEWSDQVPWGAANVANSRRPRPHRIDAFASPEAQTGAVIKLLIAALHAAVEKMPQSHMAEDGTETRTDYGKLIDSIAAVQKSVLEQAQEEIDHAQEHLTSLIQNVFRGYQIQFEAKTEEDLTDCLQFFKPGAVLRMGPQDGHLSSADKQGSGARRTLMWAALKYAAEKKATEDTRPNLLLMDEPELCLHPNAVREACNVLYNLPQAGKWQVMVTTHSPAFIDLSRDNTTVVRVERDSVAGVITGTTVFRPEKANLSVDEKEELKMLNLCDPHLCEFFFGGRTIVVEGDTEYTAFKYLIHTCIDDEKLRDVHIIRARGKATICLIAKILNQFNARYAVLHDSDSPTARRRKRKSQEYEDIANPAWTNNRNILASVQEAVEAVRVRLLALIPHFEGAFFGEEFSEEKPVSAWLRMKESQELCDRVKRLLYALLDHHDAAPEECCEWKTEEELKARYEQFANA comes from the coding sequence ATGGCCAAGAAGGCGGCAGCGAAAGCAGCATCCGAAGCTGACGGAGTGATAGCATCGGATATCGGGACGAAGCTCCGAAAACTGATCATCCGCAATCTCGGCTGCATTGGAAGCACACCAGTCGAGATCGATCTGGATGACGTTGTCGTCTTGGTCGGTCGCAACAACACGGGCAAGAGCACGATCCTTCGCGCCTATGAGGTCCTTTTCGATTCGTCGACTCCGAAGCTGACGATCGAAGACTTTCCGGGAAACAAGGTAGTCGAGGGCTCTCTGCCCGAGATCGAGCTCCACACACGAATCATCGACAATCCGCCCGCGAGCAAATGGATCGCCACTCTCGACGGAGAGCAGATCGTTCGAGAAAGATGGACGTGGAGCAATCCTGGAGTGGCGAAGCGTCAGGGATTCGACACGCAGACTAACGAGTGGTCGGACCAAGTGCCTTGGGGAGCAGCCAACGTCGCGAATTCACGCAGACCGCGTCCCCATCGCATTGACGCATTCGCGAGTCCAGAAGCCCAAACGGGAGCAGTAATCAAGCTCCTGATCGCGGCATTGCATGCCGCAGTTGAGAAGATGCCGCAGAGTCACATGGCCGAGGACGGGACAGAAACAAGGACAGACTACGGTAAGCTCATCGACAGCATCGCTGCTGTCCAGAAGTCCGTTCTCGAACAGGCTCAGGAAGAAATTGACCACGCTCAAGAGCACCTCACCAGTTTGATTCAGAACGTCTTTCGCGGCTATCAGATTCAGTTCGAAGCCAAAACTGAAGAGGATCTCACGGACTGTCTTCAATTCTTCAAGCCGGGGGCCGTGTTACGAATGGGGCCACAGGACGGCCACCTCAGTTCCGCGGACAAGCAAGGCAGTGGAGCCCGACGAACTCTGATGTGGGCCGCCTTGAAGTACGCGGCTGAAAAGAAGGCAACCGAAGATACCCGTCCGAATCTCTTGCTGATGGACGAACCTGAGCTGTGCCTTCATCCGAATGCTGTCCGAGAAGCGTGCAACGTCCTGTACAACCTGCCTCAGGCTGGGAAGTGGCAGGTGATGGTCACAACGCATTCACCAGCCTTCATCGATCTGTCACGGGACAACACGACTGTCGTACGAGTTGAACGGGACTCGGTGGCCGGGGTCATCACCGGGACGACGGTTTTCCGTCCAGAGAAGGCAAATCTCAGCGTCGACGAAAAGGAAGAGCTGAAGATGCTCAACCTTTGCGACCCCCATCTCTGCGAGTTTTTCTTCGGCGGTCGAACGATCGTCGTGGAGGGGGACACCGAATATACGGCCTTCAAGTACCTGATCCACACATGTATCGACGATGAGAAGCTTAGGGACGTGCACATCATCCGTGCCCGCGGCAAAGCGACGATCTGCCTCATCGCGAAGATTCTCAATCAGTTCAATGCACGGTATGCCGTCCTGCATGACAGCGATTCACCCACCGCGAGACGAAGAAAGAGGAAGTCTCAGGAATACGAAGACATCGCGAATCCGGCTTGGACGAACAACAGGAACATTCTTGCATCAGTTCAAGAGGCCGTCGAAGCGGTGCGGGTACGACTGCTCGCACTTATCCCTCATTTCGAGGGCGCATTTTTCGGTGAGGAGTTCAGCGAAGAGAAGCCTGTCAGTGCTTGGCTGAGGATGAAGGAGAGCCAAGAGCTGTGCGATCGCGTCAAACGCCTTTTGTACGCTCTGCTCGATCATCACGACGCGGCGCCAGAGGAGTGTTGCGAGTGGAAGACCGAAGAGGAGTTGAAGGCACGCTACGAACAATTTGCGAACGCGTAG
- a CDS encoding DUF1257 domain-containing protein: MSHIVHIQTEVRDPIAIFNACTRLLLPQPVSGEHQLFASRVRGLGVQLPRWQYPVVCQTETGQLQYDNYGGRWGDPAELDRFLQRYAVEKTKLEARRQGHSVTEQSMENGSIRLTVQVGG; the protein is encoded by the coding sequence ATGTCCCACATCGTCCACATCCAGACGGAGGTCCGCGATCCGATCGCGATCTTCAACGCCTGCACAAGGCTCTTGCTGCCGCAGCCGGTCTCCGGAGAGCACCAGCTCTTCGCCAGCCGCGTCCGCGGCCTCGGAGTTCAGCTCCCACGTTGGCAGTACCCGGTCGTTTGCCAGACCGAGACGGGCCAGCTCCAGTACGACAACTACGGCGGCCGCTGGGGGGATCCTGCGGAGCTCGACCGTTTCCTGCAGCGCTACGCCGTCGAGAAGACCAAGCTCGAAGCCCGTCGCCAGGGACACAGCGTCACCGAGCAGTCCATGGAGAATGGCTCGATCCGTCTCACCGTTCAGGTCGGAGGCTGA
- a CDS encoding Hsp20/alpha crystallin family protein: protein MMPTLNERWNALFSDPFEAVRREIASRPRAIANGFGALSSWEDEGNYFVEMDVPGVALDDLSITFEKEHLLIEVTRKAPTNARNSWYDERAYGTLRRSLRLTDEVDAESVEAVLSDGVVQIKIAKKPEHQPRRIPVRADGQKRLATS, encoded by the coding sequence ATGATGCCCACGCTCAATGAACGCTGGAACGCTTTGTTTTCCGATCCCTTCGAGGCCGTTCGCCGCGAGATCGCCAGTCGCCCGCGGGCGATCGCAAACGGTTTCGGCGCCTTGTCCTCGTGGGAAGATGAAGGAAACTACTTCGTTGAAATGGATGTCCCGGGAGTCGCGCTTGACGATCTGAGCATCACGTTCGAGAAGGAACACCTGCTGATCGAGGTCACCCGAAAGGCGCCCACGAACGCGCGCAACAGCTGGTATGACGAACGCGCGTACGGCACGCTCCGACGATCGCTGCGGCTGACCGACGAGGTCGATGCCGAGTCGGTCGAGGCGGTCCTGTCGGATGGTGTGGTCCAGATCAAGATCGCCAAGAAGCCGGAACACCAGCCGCGGCGGATCCCTGTACGGGCCGACGGGCAGAAACGGCTCGCCACCTCGTAG
- a CDS encoding AAA family ATPase produces MTLTERMRESVRACFTGLWIESHEHHDALLEIQHLCRQEGWQLATWDIDQGLVAPGATAGSAADPLSAIRSLGSLAQPEGTTLLVLQNFHRFLQSAEIVQTLSRQILAGKQNRTFLVVLAPVVNIPVELEKLFLVLEHELPGRGQLQEIAHGIGTEEGDLPSGAELDTLLDAASGLTRYEAEGAFSLSLVRHGRITPDAVWELKTQTLRKSGLLSLYRGDESFDSLGGLAALKAFCRRSLLHPRGQTKPKGVLLLGVPGTGKSAFAKALGRETGRPTLCLDIGALMGSLVGQTEQNIRQALRIADAMAPCVLFIDEVEKALSGVSGTGDSGVSSRLFGSLLTWMNDHTSDVYLVATCNDISRLPPEFSRAERFDGIFFLNLPGQGEREAIWRLYVEQFGLDADQKRPADEQWTGAEIRACCRLAALLDLPLVQAAQNVVPVAVTAAESVDRLRNWASGRCLSADQPGIYTAAVGMRPPRRKITPSQN; encoded by the coding sequence ATGACGCTCACCGAGCGCATGCGGGAGTCGGTCCGCGCCTGCTTCACCGGGCTGTGGATCGAATCCCATGAACATCACGATGCCTTGCTGGAGATCCAGCACCTCTGCCGCCAGGAAGGCTGGCAGCTCGCGACCTGGGACATTGACCAGGGGCTTGTCGCTCCCGGAGCCACTGCGGGTTCGGCCGCGGACCCTCTCTCGGCCATCCGGTCTCTCGGTTCGCTCGCCCAACCCGAGGGAACGACGCTCCTGGTCCTCCAGAACTTCCACCGGTTCCTGCAGTCGGCAGAGATTGTCCAGACGCTTTCCCGGCAGATCCTGGCCGGGAAGCAGAACCGGACGTTCCTCGTCGTCCTGGCGCCGGTGGTCAACATCCCGGTGGAGCTGGAGAAGCTCTTCCTCGTCCTGGAGCATGAGCTGCCGGGAAGGGGTCAGCTGCAGGAGATCGCCCACGGGATCGGGACCGAAGAGGGAGACCTTCCGAGTGGCGCCGAGTTGGACACCCTCCTCGATGCCGCCTCGGGCCTGACCCGTTACGAAGCGGAGGGGGCTTTCAGCCTCTCCCTCGTCCGGCACGGCCGGATCACTCCGGATGCCGTCTGGGAGCTGAAGACCCAGACGCTCCGGAAGAGCGGCCTGCTGTCGCTGTATCGGGGCGACGAGTCCTTCGACAGCCTGGGGGGCCTGGCGGCACTCAAGGCCTTCTGCCGGCGGTCGTTGCTCCATCCTCGCGGACAAACGAAGCCCAAGGGGGTTCTCCTGCTGGGAGTCCCCGGGACGGGCAAGAGTGCCTTCGCCAAGGCCCTTGGTCGGGAAACCGGACGTCCCACGCTCTGTCTTGATATCGGAGCCCTGATGGGCTCCCTCGTCGGGCAGACCGAGCAGAACATCCGGCAGGCGCTCCGCATTGCCGATGCGATGGCGCCCTGTGTCCTGTTTATTGACGAGGTCGAGAAGGCCCTCAGCGGTGTGTCCGGGACCGGGGACTCGGGAGTCTCCTCCCGGCTCTTCGGCTCTCTCCTGACCTGGATGAACGACCACACGTCGGACGTCTATCTCGTCGCCACCTGCAACGACATCTCCCGGCTGCCGCCGGAGTTCTCCCGGGCGGAGCGGTTTGATGGGATCTTCTTCCTGAACCTGCCCGGCCAGGGCGAGCGGGAAGCGATCTGGCGGCTCTACGTCGAGCAGTTCGGCCTCGATGCCGACCAGAAGCGGCCGGCGGACGAGCAATGGACGGGAGCGGAGATCCGGGCCTGCTGCCGATTGGCGGCGCTGCTCGATCTCCCGCTCGTTCAGGCCGCCCAGAACGTCGTCCCGGTCGCCGTAACCGCCGCCGAGTCGGTCGATCGGCTCCGGAACTGGGCCAGCGGGCGGTGTCTCTCGGCGGATCAGCCGGGAATCTACACCGCTGCCGTTGGTATGAGACCACCGCGGCGGAAGATCACGCCCTCCCAGAACTGA
- the istA gene encoding IS21 family transposase, producing MEFWKEVRQQVLTGQLTQRAACRKYSLGWRTLKKILAHAEPPGYRKNQPRPKPKLESFLPVIHQILEADRTAPRKQRHTAKRIFERLRDEHGYQGKLTVVKDAVRDWKQSHQEVFLPLSHPPGEAQVDFGEATIRLDGQERKVALFVMTLPYSGAIFLQAFPRECTETFLEGHRRAFEFFGGVPYRISYDNSAIAVIEVLKGRERKLTREFLRLQSHYLFREHFCLVRRPNEKGHVERLIGFARRNFLVPVPQVGSLEELNAQLRERCRTDLAERVRGRGSSKQDRLPEDQAAFLPLPKQTFEARRVGERTVDSQSLVRFDDNEYSVPVRYAHRKLLVVATVQEIRLVHEDRLVARHLRCWDRERTFFEPVHYLALLERKPGGLDYARPLEQWGLPECFAVLRRRLEAGDPRSGTRSYIRVLRLLEKFSLAQLSAAVEYALDIDVIDPDSLRTIVEHRAERPAELFRLDGRPHLAHVRVETTCVASYQALLEGGTP from the coding sequence ATGGAGTTCTGGAAAGAAGTCCGGCAGCAGGTCCTGACCGGCCAACTCACCCAGCGCGCCGCCTGCCGCAAATACAGCCTCGGCTGGCGGACGCTCAAGAAGATCCTGGCCCACGCGGAGCCGCCGGGGTATCGGAAGAACCAGCCTCGCCCCAAGCCCAAGCTGGAGTCGTTTCTCCCCGTCATTCACCAGATTCTGGAAGCGGACCGCACGGCGCCCAGGAAGCAGCGGCACACGGCCAAGCGGATCTTCGAGCGTTTGCGGGACGAGCATGGCTATCAGGGTAAGCTGACCGTCGTGAAAGACGCGGTCCGGGACTGGAAGCAATCCCACCAGGAGGTCTTCCTGCCGCTCTCCCATCCACCGGGTGAGGCTCAGGTCGACTTCGGGGAGGCGACGATCCGGCTCGACGGCCAGGAACGGAAGGTGGCCCTGTTCGTGATGACGCTCCCCTACTCGGGAGCGATCTTCCTGCAGGCCTTTCCCCGGGAATGCACCGAGACCTTCCTGGAAGGACATCGCCGGGCGTTCGAGTTCTTCGGAGGGGTTCCGTATCGGATCAGCTACGACAACTCCGCCATTGCGGTGATCGAGGTTCTCAAGGGTCGGGAGCGGAAGCTCACCCGGGAGTTCCTGCGTCTGCAGAGCCACTACCTGTTCCGGGAGCACTTCTGCCTCGTCCGCCGCCCCAACGAGAAAGGGCATGTCGAACGCCTGATCGGCTTCGCCCGGAGGAACTTCCTTGTGCCGGTTCCGCAGGTCGGTTCCCTGGAGGAACTCAACGCCCAGTTGCGGGAGCGGTGTCGGACGGATCTCGCGGAGCGGGTCCGTGGGAGAGGGAGTTCCAAGCAGGACCGGCTTCCAGAGGATCAGGCGGCCTTCCTGCCGCTCCCGAAGCAGACGTTCGAGGCTCGACGTGTGGGAGAGCGAACGGTCGACTCCCAGTCCCTGGTGCGGTTCGACGACAACGAGTATTCGGTTCCGGTCCGGTACGCCCACCGCAAGCTTCTGGTCGTCGCCACGGTCCAGGAGATCCGGCTCGTCCATGAAGACCGACTGGTGGCCCGGCACCTGCGGTGCTGGGACCGGGAACGGACGTTTTTTGAGCCCGTTCACTATCTGGCTCTGCTGGAGCGGAAGCCTGGCGGCCTCGACTACGCCCGCCCTCTGGAGCAATGGGGACTGCCGGAGTGCTTCGCGGTGCTCCGGCGACGCCTGGAGGCGGGAGATCCCCGCTCGGGAACGCGGTCGTACATCCGGGTCCTGCGGCTGCTGGAGAAGTTCTCTCTGGCCCAGCTGTCGGCCGCGGTTGAGTACGCGCTGGACATCGATGTAATCGATCCGGACAGCCTCCGGACGATCGTTGAACATCGGGCGGAGCGCCCTGCAGAGCTGTTCCGGCTCGACGGCCGGCCGCATCTGGCTCATGTGCGGGTCGAGACGACCTGCGTCGCCTCCTACCAGGCCCTTCTGGAAGGAGGGACGCCATGA
- a CDS encoding DUF2997 domain-containing protein, producing the protein MKTIEITVTPNGQTQVETKGFEGSSCRQASEFLERALGGSIDERLTSEFYTTQADSHRTEAKA; encoded by the coding sequence ATGAAGACCATCGAGATCACTGTCACCCCGAATGGCCAGACCCAAGTCGAGACGAAGGGCTTCGAAGGGAGCTCCTGCCGTCAGGCGAGTGAGTTCCTGGAGCGAGCCCTCGGCGGCTCGATCGATGAGCGTCTGACTTCGGAGTTCTATACGACGCAGGCCGATTCGCATCGGACTGAGGCGAAGGCGTAA
- a CDS encoding reverse transcriptase domain-containing protein, with product MSQYEIPRRRVRSSASQAVAVATTSFDDIVDHENLLAVFQDLRANGGRAAGIDGLTYDDYGPREAAAAFRDLTRKIKDGTYRAKPFRTVLIPKRSLSADQSGERREISIATVMDRCVSTAVHRALTPIFDTMFLDSIYGFRSGRGVWQLLLHIEREIQRTGRTILYQDDVRHAFPSVRLDRLFRHLSNHVSDPRLLSLIERMFRFERGTREIGLPQGDAFAPTGLNVELHYDLDILVRQEPNLGQVRYADNLIGPAGSPSEAERSLDISERHLAAAGLQLKRVPDRITDLTKRTASVLGYAVRWDGSQLRISIPDQSWEYLRGKLEDGLRSPTPHHTARLATRGWIMAYGPAFGPAAAHYEASRIVNLCTKFHLEAPTRHEIHQWIEEAKERWVRVRGGGVGCASPRPPFFDDADQLLVDELVDNPLSIPPWIGKDV from the coding sequence ATGAGCCAGTACGAGATCCCGAGACGCCGAGTCCGTTCCTCTGCCTCTCAGGCAGTTGCCGTCGCCACGACTTCCTTCGACGACATCGTCGACCACGAGAACCTGCTCGCGGTGTTTCAAGATCTTCGGGCTAACGGCGGACGCGCCGCTGGAATCGATGGACTGACCTACGACGACTACGGCCCGAGGGAGGCGGCTGCGGCTTTTCGCGATCTAACCAGGAAGATCAAGGACGGAACGTACCGCGCGAAGCCCTTTCGGACCGTCCTGATCCCGAAACGGAGCCTGTCCGCCGATCAGAGCGGGGAGCGACGTGAAATATCGATCGCAACAGTGATGGATCGTTGCGTGTCGACAGCTGTTCATCGTGCCCTCACACCGATCTTCGACACGATGTTCCTGGATTCGATCTATGGCTTTCGAAGCGGGCGCGGCGTCTGGCAGTTGCTCCTTCATATCGAGCGCGAAATTCAACGCACCGGACGGACGATTCTTTATCAAGACGATGTTCGCCACGCGTTTCCGTCGGTACGGCTGGACCGGCTTTTTCGACATCTTTCAAATCACGTATCTGACCCCCGACTTCTCTCCCTCATCGAGCGGATGTTCCGTTTCGAGCGCGGAACGAGAGAGATTGGGCTACCACAAGGAGACGCCTTTGCGCCAACCGGCTTGAACGTTGAACTGCACTACGATCTGGACATCCTGGTTCGCCAGGAACCCAACCTGGGCCAAGTCCGTTACGCCGACAATCTGATCGGCCCAGCGGGCAGCCCATCCGAAGCAGAACGATCGCTCGACATCTCAGAGCGCCACCTTGCGGCGGCTGGTCTTCAGCTGAAGCGTGTGCCAGACCGGATCACCGATCTCACCAAGCGGACGGCATCCGTGCTGGGCTACGCAGTCCGCTGGGATGGCAGCCAGCTCAGGATCAGTATTCCGGACCAGTCCTGGGAGTACCTGAGAGGCAAGCTCGAAGACGGCCTGCGATCTCCCACGCCACATCACACTGCCCGTCTCGCCACGAGAGGGTGGATCATGGCTTACGGACCTGCTTTTGGACCTGCGGCAGCACACTATGAAGCCTCGCGCATCGTAAATCTCTGCACCAAGTTCCATCTCGAAGCGCCGACGCGTCACGAAATCCACCAGTGGATCGAGGAGGCGAAGGAGAGATGGGTGAGGGTAAGGGGTGGTGGTGTGGGGTGTGCCTCTCCGCGGCCACCGTTTTTCGACGACGCTGACCAACTCTTGGTTGATGAGCTCGTCGACAATCCCTTGTCGATTCCACCGTGGATCGGCAAAGACGTCTAA
- a CDS encoding YoaK family protein, protein MKITLHTPETIYSPRHAPSWLLLACAAGMVNGFAFLMCEQFVTHVTGTVTRMGLEWPVVGVAIEYAVVVVSFVLGAAVAVIVIQSRARQGKQPRWATPLVLVVVLLVSTAIAGRGGAFGQLVRTAATEPPPVAFLSLLAFTMGLQNSAVASTTGLAVRTTHLSGPATDTGMHLGTAILADGEERRAALRGAALRGGKILAFMLGAGVAVPLTLSLDYFTLLAPAILVSVATALSFTSAWSPSDIGIR, encoded by the coding sequence ATGAAGATCACGCTTCACACTCCCGAGACGATCTATTCGCCTCGCCACGCGCCAAGCTGGCTGCTTCTGGCTTGTGCCGCGGGGATGGTCAACGGCTTTGCCTTCCTGATGTGTGAACAGTTCGTCACACACGTCACGGGAACGGTGACGCGGATGGGGCTCGAGTGGCCGGTCGTCGGAGTGGCAATCGAGTATGCCGTCGTGGTTGTCAGCTTCGTCCTGGGGGCGGCTGTTGCCGTGATTGTCATTCAGTCCCGAGCGCGTCAGGGAAAGCAGCCGCGCTGGGCGACGCCGCTCGTACTGGTGGTTGTGCTTCTGGTGAGCACCGCTATTGCCGGACGCGGCGGTGCTTTCGGCCAGCTGGTTCGGACGGCCGCCACGGAGCCCCCTCCGGTCGCGTTTCTATCCCTGCTGGCCTTCACGATGGGTCTCCAGAACTCGGCGGTCGCGTCGACGACGGGGCTCGCCGTGCGTACGACTCACTTGAGCGGTCCGGCAACTGACACCGGAATGCACCTGGGAACAGCCATCCTGGCCGACGGGGAAGAGCGTCGGGCGGCCCTGCGTGGGGCCGCTCTTCGAGGAGGGAAGATTCTGGCGTTCATGCTCGGGGCTGGCGTAGCCGTCCCCTTAACCCTTTCTCTCGACTACTTCACCCTGCTGGCACCGGCGATCTTGGTCAGCGTGGCTACGGCTCTCAGCTTTACCAGCGCATGGAGTCCCAGCGATATTGGCATCCGCTAG
- a CDS encoding recombinase family protein: MNHSLKDNTLRKLDELLRSNAARRRKRRQEQEKASYARYSSWRLQDETSIEDQNRETCGLAGVAIKPELQFADKGISGAEHNREGLYQMLEAAADGEFSELYVFSLSRLAREYVFTMSLLKWLVYECGVRVRSKVEGIDTNVLGWELHSAFQAMFAEQYRKELQENSLRGLLGNLASFYSLGDYCFGFDSHPDPNGASRKVRGVDVPKRRYAIHPENANWVKRIFHWFVRENRDIQWIVRELNELQVPRDHRATNTHWDHSSVRRLLESTKYIGLWTWGRRKNCRSPLTGIKFRQLRTDEEILKWNRQFPELRIIDDETFHLAHLKLKANADRVAAYRRPDGKLGGAAGPNGVPRHLLQGLLHCSACGSPMHVTGPKARYLRCRGYRDGLCDQRSQLPRDLAEQEILQLVSNRILRDDEWTNLIVTRTIEHWRTEWKGLPNDIDTLRRRLRECESGIENLLNKIERSKVAIPSVDKRLEERLQEKQQLEDDLANASDRLTKAPDERGREDIVRELGKLDSVIRSQTPAAAVALADLLRGPILVSTVPAPRRMRKAFQLAIPLTVDRVLYATGLLGSEPPTDQEASPLTLDVERPSRGRTQAQEAWRLLHEGKAAKDIALELGVSRSRVTVLLQELAATNRLGLSVKQLHALARSRRAAPPKLADRLEPRVMELFREGHLIEEIATELGCSDATVHKAIANWHRTRGLAVPDGRTRRKQLTNKVRRLPSDGATENA, encoded by the coding sequence ATGAATCATTCGCTGAAAGACAACACCCTGAGGAAGCTCGATGAGCTCCTTAGATCGAATGCGGCGCGCCGCAGGAAGCGCAGGCAGGAGCAGGAGAAAGCCTCGTACGCCCGGTACTCCAGCTGGCGTCTGCAAGATGAGACGAGCATCGAGGACCAGAACCGCGAGACGTGCGGTCTCGCCGGAGTGGCGATCAAGCCCGAGTTGCAGTTCGCCGACAAGGGCATCTCCGGAGCGGAGCACAACCGCGAGGGGCTGTACCAGATGCTCGAAGCAGCCGCCGATGGAGAGTTCAGCGAGTTGTACGTCTTCTCTCTGAGCCGGCTCGCTCGCGAGTACGTCTTCACGATGTCGCTGCTCAAGTGGTTGGTTTACGAGTGCGGTGTTCGCGTTCGTTCCAAGGTTGAGGGGATCGACACGAATGTCCTCGGTTGGGAACTGCACTCGGCGTTCCAGGCCATGTTTGCGGAGCAGTATCGAAAGGAGCTGCAGGAGAACAGCCTGCGCGGATTGCTGGGCAATTTGGCGTCCTTCTACAGCCTTGGAGACTATTGCTTCGGATTCGATTCGCATCCGGATCCGAACGGTGCGTCTCGGAAGGTCCGCGGCGTTGACGTGCCCAAACGTCGGTATGCCATTCACCCCGAAAATGCCAACTGGGTGAAGCGGATCTTCCACTGGTTTGTCCGCGAGAATCGTGACATCCAGTGGATCGTCCGTGAGTTGAATGAGCTTCAGGTTCCCCGCGACCACCGGGCCACCAACACGCATTGGGATCACTCGTCGGTCCGTCGGCTCCTTGAGTCGACGAAGTACATTGGACTCTGGACCTGGGGCCGCCGGAAGAACTGTCGGAGTCCCCTCACCGGAATCAAGTTTCGGCAGCTGCGCACGGACGAAGAGATCCTGAAGTGGAACCGCCAGTTCCCTGAGCTGCGGATCATCGACGACGAAACCTTCCACCTGGCTCATTTGAAGCTGAAGGCCAATGCCGACCGGGTCGCCGCATACCGCCGCCCTGATGGCAAGCTGGGTGGCGCTGCCGGCCCGAACGGAGTGCCGCGGCATCTGCTGCAGGGACTCTTGCACTGTTCGGCCTGCGGGTCGCCCATGCACGTCACTGGTCCCAAGGCGAGGTACCTCCGTTGCCGCGGATACCGCGATGGGCTCTGTGACCAGCGGAGTCAGCTCCCGCGCGATCTGGCGGAGCAAGAGATTCTTCAGCTCGTGAGCAATCGGATTCTGCGTGACGACGAGTGGACCAACCTCATTGTCACTAGGACCATCGAGCATTGGCGCACCGAGTGGAAAGGCCTGCCGAACGACATCGACACCCTGCGCAGGCGTCTGCGTGAGTGCGAGAGCGGCATTGAGAACCTGCTGAATAAGATCGAGCGGAGTAAGGTTGCCATTCCGTCGGTCGACAAGCGGCTTGAGGAACGTCTGCAGGAGAAGCAGCAGCTCGAAGACGATCTGGCCAACGCATCGGATCGCCTGACGAAGGCCCCGGATGAGCGGGGGCGAGAGGACATCGTAAGGGAGCTTGGCAAGCTTGATTCCGTCATCCGGTCTCAAACTCCGGCGGCTGCTGTCGCCTTGGCGGATTTGCTCCGTGGACCGATCCTCGTCTCCACGGTCCCGGCGCCGCGTCGTATGCGGAAGGCGTTCCAGTTGGCGATTCCTCTGACCGTAGACCGCGTGCTCTACGCGACGGGCCTTCTCGGCTCCGAACCGCCCACAGATCAGGAAGCTTCGCCTCTGACCCTTGATGTCGAGAGACCCTCGCGGGGACGGACTCAAGCTCAGGAGGCTTGGAGGCTCCTCCATGAGGGAAAGGCCGCTAAGGACATCGCCCTCGAACTGGGGGTGTCGCGGAGTCGCGTGACCGTCCTCCTCCAGGAGCTGGCCGCGACAAATCGGCTAGGCTTGAGCGTGAAGCAGTTGCACGCGCTGGCGAGGTCGAGGCGCGCCGCACCTCCAAAGCTGGCGGACCGTCTCGAACCGCGCGTCATGGAGCTCTTTCGCGAGGGCCACCTGATCGAAGAGATTGCCACGGAACTCGGATGCAGCGACGCCACTGTCCATAAGGCCATCGCCAACTGGCATCGGACCCGCGGTCTGGCAGTTCCGGACGGGAGGACCCGGCGGAAGCAGCTCACCAACAAGGTCCGGCGGCTTCCCAGCGACGGGGCAACAGAGAATGCGTAG